In Brienomyrus brachyistius isolate T26 chromosome 14, BBRACH_0.4, whole genome shotgun sequence, the following proteins share a genomic window:
- the LOC125707407 gene encoding galectin-3-like isoform X1, with amino-acid sequence MDLSDALGDEASSGQQLNTQAGGPAWPGQPGQPAWPGQPGQPAWPGQPGQPNQPAWPGQPGQSAWPGQPGQPTWPGQPGQPNQPAWPGQPGQPNQPAWPGQPGQPIPSAPQPFSSGPLTVPYDTTLPRGCYDKMLISISGQIHPNANMFAINLGRGNDIALHINPRFNEEGRQVIVRNHLQGGNWGKEERECGSFPFVRGKPFVMKILCTNNEFRVAVNNSHLLEFKHKIRELSSVNHLNIIKDVTLTSVTVETLP; translated from the exons ATGGAT CTGTCTGATGCTCTGGGTGATGAGGCCTCCTCTGGACAGCAGTTGAACACTCAGGCTGGTGGACCAGCGTGGCCCGGTCAGCCCGGCCAACCTGCATGGCCTGGTCAGCCCGGCCAACCAGCGTGGCCCGGTCAGCCTGGCCAACCGAATCAACCAGCATGGCCTGGTCAGCCTGGCCAATCAGCGTGGCCTGGTCAGCCCGGCCAACCAACGTGGCCCGGTCAGCCTGGCCAACCAAATCAACCAGCGTGGCCCGGTCAGCCCGGCCAACCAAATCAACCAGCGTGGCCCGGTCAGCCTGGCCAACCCATCCCATCTGCTCCTCAGCCATTTTCCAGCGGACCCCTG ACGGTGCCATACGACACGACCCTGCCCAGAGGATGTTATGACAAAATGCTGATCAGCATCTCAGGGCAGATCCATCCTAATGCTAACAT GTTTGCAATCAACCTCGGCCGAGGCAATGATATCGCCCTGCATATTAACCCCCGATTCAATGAGGAGGGGAGGCAGGTCATTGTGAGgaaccacctgcagggggggAACTGGGGCAAGGAAGAGAGGGAGTGTGGCTCGTTCCCCTTTGTTCGCGGAAAGCCTTTTGTG atGAAGATACTTTGCACCAATAATGAGTTCAGGGTGGCAGTGAATAACAGTCACCTCCTGGAATTCAAGCACAAGATCCGTGAACTCAGCTCAGTCAACCACCTCAACATCATAAAAGACGTCACCCTCACCTCTGTCACGGTGGAAACTCTGCCCTGA
- the LOC125707407 gene encoding galectin-3-like isoform X2 has product MDLSDALGDEASSGQQLNTQAGGPAWPGQPGQPAWPGQPGQPAWPGQPGQPNQPAWPGQPGQSAWPGQPGQPTWPGQPGQPNQPAWPGQPGQPNQPAWPGQPGQPIPSAPQPFSSGPLTVPYDTTLPRGCYDKMLISISGQIHPNANMFAINLGRGNDIALHINPRFNEEGRQVIVRNHLQGGNWGKEERECGSFPFVRGKPFVMKILCTNNEFRVAVNNSHLLEFKHKIRELSSVNHLNIIKDVTLTSVTVETLP; this is encoded by the exons CTGTCTGATGCTCTGGGTGATGAGGCCTCCTCTGGACAGCAGTTGAACACTCAGGCTGGTGGACCAGCGTGGCCCGGTCAGCCCGGCCAACCTGCATGGCCTGGTCAGCCCGGCCAACCAGCGTGGCCCGGTCAGCCTGGCCAACCGAATCAACCAGCATGGCCTGGTCAGCCTGGCCAATCAGCGTGGCCTGGTCAGCCCGGCCAACCAACGTGGCCCGGTCAGCCTGGCCAACCAAATCAACCAGCGTGGCCCGGTCAGCCCGGCCAACCAAATCAACCAGCGTGGCCCGGTCAGCCTGGCCAACCCATCCCATCTGCTCCTCAGCCATTTTCCAGCGGACCCCTG ACGGTGCCATACGACACGACCCTGCCCAGAGGATGTTATGACAAAATGCTGATCAGCATCTCAGGGCAGATCCATCCTAATGCTAACAT GTTTGCAATCAACCTCGGCCGAGGCAATGATATCGCCCTGCATATTAACCCCCGATTCAATGAGGAGGGGAGGCAGGTCATTGTGAGgaaccacctgcagggggggAACTGGGGCAAGGAAGAGAGGGAGTGTGGCTCGTTCCCCTTTGTTCGCGGAAAGCCTTTTGTG atGAAGATACTTTGCACCAATAATGAGTTCAGGGTGGCAGTGAATAACAGTCACCTCCTGGAATTCAAGCACAAGATCCGTGAACTCAGCTCAGTCAACCACCTCAACATCATAAAAGACGTCACCCTCACCTCTGTCACGGTGGAAACTCTGCCCTGA